One part of the Ralstonia pickettii genome encodes these proteins:
- a CDS encoding DUF6602 domain-containing protein, with protein MQTARKTRKRLTAQEREEKKAFAEREKNLKAYFADRSARAIALRSKDREFHGLERELKDAQKNVIEAFEKTKKIKHPRDVGTAREEIVRTFLTRTGLLPARYAVSDTSVRVASTTGHLSKELDLLIIDSLDSISLMREDRVYDVFPVEVAYGTIQVKSKATKKDIRDGLLNIASFKSLKRHSSHLHQIQIGMPKCQSGFGILFAFDTDLDWVAIVAELTDFARETPSKNLCNAVVILTKGILFFGDDKQVALSNSSLTALTEPLVHERPDRDDTCLYGFYSILMELLAGTAVEPAPIQQYFRLPLTAGPYSYEYEFGSLVEYDVCEKHGDFQRKFTEQKLESVINWCKEKSKPTNWIRAIDIAYGRPGDNEEAYKRQPGEVLIYNPNDLPLSDVLVMDQKMNSESGVVAIKRNAFDAIRSDGLTFWIPYYYQISEDLISTCPKCAREEEKS; from the coding sequence ATGCAAACAGCAAGAAAAACACGAAAAAGGCTTACTGCGCAGGAACGTGAAGAGAAAAAAGCCTTCGCCGAAAGAGAGAAAAATCTAAAAGCCTACTTCGCAGACAGGTCTGCGCGAGCGATCGCACTTCGATCTAAAGATCGGGAGTTTCACGGCTTAGAGCGTGAACTTAAGGATGCTCAGAAGAACGTGATTGAGGCTTTCGAGAAGACAAAAAAAATCAAGCATCCTCGTGATGTGGGTACTGCACGAGAAGAAATTGTCCGAACGTTTCTGACGCGAACCGGCCTGCTTCCCGCTAGATATGCTGTCTCCGACACTAGCGTTCGTGTCGCATCGACGACCGGGCATCTGAGTAAAGAGCTTGACCTTCTCATTATTGACTCGCTCGACTCCATTTCCTTGATGCGTGAGGATCGAGTTTACGATGTATTTCCCGTGGAAGTTGCATACGGGACGATTCAAGTTAAATCAAAGGCTACAAAAAAAGATATACGCGACGGACTCCTTAACATTGCATCTTTTAAAAGCTTAAAACGTCACAGCTCGCACCTGCATCAAATCCAAATCGGTATGCCAAAATGCCAAAGCGGATTTGGCATTCTGTTTGCATTTGACACTGATTTGGATTGGGTTGCGATTGTTGCTGAACTCACCGATTTTGCTCGCGAAACACCCAGCAAGAATTTATGTAATGCCGTTGTAATTTTAACCAAGGGAATATTATTCTTTGGTGACGACAAGCAGGTGGCGCTCTCAAATTCGTCGCTGACAGCCCTAACTGAGCCCTTGGTCCATGAAAGGCCTGATCGTGATGATACGTGCCTATATGGCTTTTACAGCATTCTGATGGAGCTTTTGGCCGGAACGGCTGTTGAACCCGCCCCCATCCAACAATATTTCCGACTTCCTTTGACCGCAGGTCCGTACTCCTACGAGTATGAATTCGGCAGTCTTGTTGAATATGACGTATGTGAGAAGCATGGAGATTTTCAGAGAAAATTCACTGAGCAAAAATTAGAGTCCGTCATTAACTGGTGCAAAGAAAAATCAAAGCCGACAAATTGGATTCGCGCGATAGATATAGCCTATGGTCGACCCGGAGACAATGAGGAGGCATATAAGCGTCAGCCAGGGGAGGTTCTAATCTACAACCCTAACGATTTGCCACTCAGCGACGTTTTGGTCATGGATCAGAAAATGAACAGCGAATCCGGCGTAGTGGCCATAAAACGCAATGCTTTTGACGCCATCAGATCAGACGGGCTGACATTTTGGATCCCCTACTACTATCAAATCTCTGAGGATTTGATTTCTACCTGTCCTAAGTGTGCGCGGGAAGAAGAAAAAAGTTGA
- a CDS encoding organic hydroperoxide resistance protein translates to MSIENVLYRANARATGGRDGRAITDDGRLDVRLTTPTELGGAGGEGTNPEQLFAAGYSACFLGAIKFVGARDKIRVPADVSVQGTVGIGVIPNGFGIEVDLKISLPGMDPAEAQTLIDRAHIVCPYSNATRGNIDVRLSLV, encoded by the coding sequence ATGTCGATCGAAAACGTCCTCTACCGTGCCAATGCTCGCGCCACCGGCGGCCGCGATGGTCGCGCCATCACCGACGATGGCCGGCTCGACGTGCGCCTGACCACGCCGACCGAACTCGGCGGTGCCGGCGGCGAAGGCACCAACCCCGAACAGCTGTTTGCTGCCGGCTACAGCGCGTGTTTCCTGGGCGCCATCAAGTTTGTGGGCGCGCGCGACAAGATCCGCGTGCCGGCAGATGTGTCCGTACAGGGCACCGTTGGCATCGGCGTCATTCCGAACGGCTTTGGCATTGAAGTCGACCTGAAGATCAGCCTGCCCGGCATGGACCCGGCCGAAGCGCAAACGCTCATCGACCGCGCGCACATCGTCTGCCCGTACTCCAATGCAACGCGCGGCAACATCGACGTACGCCTGAGCCTGGTCTGA
- a CDS encoding IS3 family transposase (programmed frameshift), giving the protein MSAQRYTEEFKVEAVNQVLDRGHSVAEVAQRLGVSQHSLYQWIKQRRQPVAEPQGQVSQSEEVRRLKAELKRVTEERDILKKGRSVLCQAVRVRYAFIKAHAGQYSVRRLCKAMAVHPSGYYAWQAQPLSPRAKDDQRLLGLLKQAWLESGGVYGYRKLTLDMRDLGERCGKHRVARLLKAEGLRSQSGYRRRPAGRAGKPAVVAPNHLQRQFTVDAPNQSWVTDITYIRTHEGWLYLSVVIDLWSRMVVGWSMGQRIDTQLALDALLMALWRRRPHQQVLIHSDQGCQFTGHTWQSFLREHNLLCSMSRRGNCHDNAVAESFFQLLKRERVRRQIYATRQEAKSDVFNYIEMFYNPTRRHSSANGLSPVEFEQRHSPRLVGV; this is encoded by the exons ATGAGTGCGCAGAGATACACCGAAGAATTCAAGGTTGAGGCGGTCAATCAGGTCTTGGACAGAGGCCACAGCGTGGCCGAGGTCGCGCAGCGGTTAGGCGTGAGCCAGCACAGCCTGTACCAGTGGATCAAACAGCGACGCCAGCCCGTGGCAGAGCCGCAAGGGCAGGTATCGCAATCCGAGGAGGTACGTAGGCTCAAGGCCGAGCTCAAACGGGTGACCGAGGAGCGCGACATCCTAAAAAAGG GCCGCAGCGTACTTTGCCAAGCAGTCCGGGTGAGGTACGCCTTCATCAAGGCGCACGCGGGTCAATACAGCGTGCGCCGTCTGTGCAAAGCGATGGCGGTGCATCCCAGCGGTTATTACGCGTGGCAGGCGCAGCCCTTGAGCCCGCGTGCGAAGGACGACCAGCGCCTGCTTGGACTACTCAAGCAGGCGTGGTTGGAGAGCGGCGGGGTCTATGGCTATCGCAAGCTCACCCTGGACATGCGCGACTTGGGTGAGCGCTGCGGCAAACACCGCGTGGCGCGGCTGCTCAAGGCCGAGGGATTGCGTTCTCAATCAGGCTACCGCCGACGCCCTGCCGGGCGTGCCGGCAAGCCGGCGGTGGTCGCCCCCAATCATCTGCAGCGGCAGTTCACAGTCGACGCTCCGAACCAGTCCTGGGTGACCGATATCACCTATATCCGTACACACGAAGGCTGGCTGTACCTGAGCGTGGTCATCGACCTGTGGTCACGCATGGTCGTCGGGTGGTCCATGGGGCAGCGCATCGATACCCAGTTGGCGCTGGATGCCTTGCTGATGGCGCTGTGGCGGCGCCGCCCGCACCAGCAGGTGCTGATTCACTCGGATCAGGGGTGTCAGTTCACCGGCCACACCTGGCAAAGCTTCCTGCGCGAGCACAACCTGCTGTGCAGCATGAGCCGGCGCGGCAACTGCCACGACAACGCCGTGGCGGAGAGCTTCTTCCAGTTGCTCAAACGCGAGCGGGTGCGCCGACAGATCTATGCCACACGGCAGGAGGCCAAGTCCGACGTCTTCAACTACATCGAGATGTTCTACAACCCAACACGGCGCCATTCGAGCGCCAACGGACTATCGCCGGTAGAGTTCGAACAACGCCATTCCCCACGGCTCGTGGGTGTCTAG
- a CDS encoding MarR family winged helix-turn-helix transcriptional regulator: MNTRKPSSARRDLALDEQLCFALYSTMIGINKAYRPLLKALDLTYSQYLVMLVLWEQDAQTVSEIGERLFLDSATLTPLLKRLEAAGLIERQRSAEDERRVIISLTAAGKALEKRAEKVPACMAAAIECAPGELEELRTQLNALRGRLFKNAA; the protein is encoded by the coding sequence ATGAACACACGCAAGCCTTCCTCCGCACGCCGTGACCTCGCCCTGGACGAGCAGCTTTGCTTTGCGCTGTACTCGACCATGATCGGGATCAACAAGGCGTACCGGCCACTGCTCAAGGCGCTGGACCTGACGTATTCGCAATACCTCGTCATGCTGGTGCTGTGGGAGCAGGACGCCCAAACGGTGTCGGAGATTGGCGAGCGCCTGTTCCTCGACTCCGCCACGCTCACCCCGCTGTTGAAGCGGCTGGAGGCGGCGGGGCTGATCGAGCGGCAGCGCTCGGCTGAGGACGAGCGGCGGGTGATCATCTCGCTCACGGCGGCAGGCAAGGCGCTGGAGAAGCGGGCCGAGAAAGTGCCGGCATGCATGGCTGCGGCCATAGAGTGCGCGCCCGGCGAGCTGGAAGAACTGCGCACACAGTTGAATGCATTGCGGGGGCGGCTCTTCAAGAACGCCGCCTGA
- a CDS encoding DUF4276 family protein, translating to MSRVYLLVEGQTEEAFVNELLVPHYARMGLYLTPIIVSTSPGYRGGVVSFAKIKPQIEKLCKQDNGAHVTTLFDLYALPDDFPGKSSAAYPAGMSGQRKAEFLETELAKSIGQRNFIPNLLVHEFEALLFVQIETFEQWTDDDSVLEPLRAVRRTTLPEDINDSPLTAPSKRILSAWQGYQKTFHGPLIACDIGLDTMRAACPHFDGWLQKLEALRVVAPLS from the coding sequence ATGAGTCGCGTCTATCTGCTCGTAGAGGGCCAAACGGAAGAGGCCTTCGTTAACGAATTGCTAGTGCCTCACTATGCGCGGATGGGGCTCTACCTTACGCCCATCATTGTTAGCACCAGCCCTGGCTATCGCGGTGGTGTGGTCAGCTTTGCCAAGATAAAGCCCCAGATCGAAAAACTCTGTAAGCAAGACAATGGTGCGCACGTCACCACGCTGTTTGACTTATACGCGCTACCGGACGATTTTCCCGGTAAGAGCAGTGCGGCCTATCCTGCTGGGATGAGTGGACAGCGCAAGGCAGAGTTTTTGGAAACAGAACTTGCCAAGAGCATCGGGCAACGCAACTTCATCCCCAACCTGCTCGTTCACGAGTTCGAGGCGTTACTGTTCGTCCAGATTGAAACCTTTGAGCAGTGGACCGATGATGATTCCGTTCTGGAACCGTTGCGTGCAGTGCGGAGGACAACTTTGCCGGAGGACATCAATGACAGTCCCCTTACAGCTCCTTCCAAACGCATCCTGTCGGCTTGGCAGGGTTATCAAAAGACGTTCCATGGACCATTGATTGCGTGCGACATTGGGCTGGACACCATGCGTGCGGCTTGCCCGCATTTTGATGGGTGGCTGCAGAAGCTAGAAGCGCTTCGCGTGGTGGCTCCCCTTTCCTAG
- a CDS encoding DUF2946 family protein, translating into MSFARRLFVWLALLGMVLHAPLPAMPHGQQVEWLASQTICSASGMHSEGMTTQSSGNQDDSGAGHSDMLCCLVCADLASNHAAPPAAWAFVEQRGLHFAVPPLPPSGFYRHPGRLLAAARAPPVA; encoded by the coding sequence ATGTCCTTCGCCCGCCGCCTTTTCGTATGGCTTGCGCTCCTCGGTATGGTGCTGCATGCGCCATTGCCGGCGATGCCGCATGGGCAACAGGTGGAATGGCTGGCCAGCCAGACCATTTGTAGTGCGAGTGGCATGCACAGCGAGGGGATGACCACGCAGTCATCCGGCAATCAAGACGACTCCGGCGCCGGCCACAGCGACATGCTGTGCTGCCTGGTTTGCGCGGACCTCGCTTCCAATCACGCGGCACCTCCGGCCGCTTGGGCTTTCGTTGAGCAACGCGGCTTGCATTTTGCCGTGCCACCGCTTCCTCCGTCGGGCTTCTACCGACATCCTGGCAGGTTACTGGCGGCCGCCCGGGCACCGCCGGTGGCGTAG
- a CDS encoding Hsp70 family protein, producing the protein MMSNACGVDFGTSNSTVGWLRPDAPTLLPLEDGKATLPSVIFFHAEDPTVSYGRAALADYLAGYEGRLMRSLKSLLGTSMMDDSTEVMGQAMPFRKLLAHFIGELKRRAEHAAGHEFRRAVLGRPVFFIDEDPKADQLAEDTLADIARDAGFDEIAFQYEPIAAAFDYEAGISGEELVLVADIGGGTSDFSLVRLSPDRAKRLDRRDDILANGGVHIGGTDFDRALSLASVMPLLGLNSTLRNGKAMPSGQYFDLASWHTINHVYTRKAWTVVMDNYRDVADTEKLDRLIRLIRERAGHWLAIQVEAAKIALSDAPVAEIDLHRIAPELKQPVTREDFDQSIGKLVGKTVSTVQAMLKTAGVAAEKVDTILFAGGSSGVPLLREQLAQVLPSARRVEGDLFGGIGSGLARDAARKFG; encoded by the coding sequence ATGATGTCAAACGCCTGCGGCGTCGATTTCGGCACGTCCAACTCCACCGTCGGCTGGCTGAGACCGGACGCACCCACCCTGCTGCCGCTCGAAGACGGCAAGGCGACCCTGCCTTCCGTCATCTTCTTTCATGCCGAAGACCCGACGGTCAGCTACGGGCGGGCCGCGCTGGCCGACTATCTTGCCGGCTACGAGGGCCGCTTGATGCGCTCGCTCAAGAGCCTGCTCGGCACATCGATGATGGACGACAGCACCGAGGTCATGGGCCAGGCCATGCCCTTCCGCAAGCTGCTGGCGCATTTCATTGGCGAACTCAAGCGGCGCGCCGAGCATGCCGCCGGCCATGAATTCCGCCGCGCCGTGCTGGGCCGCCCGGTGTTCTTCATCGACGAAGACCCCAAGGCCGATCAGCTTGCCGAAGACACGCTGGCGGACATCGCGCGCGACGCCGGCTTTGACGAGATCGCCTTCCAGTACGAGCCCATCGCCGCCGCGTTCGACTACGAAGCCGGCATCAGCGGTGAAGAACTTGTGCTCGTGGCGGACATTGGCGGCGGTACGTCGGACTTCTCGCTCGTGCGCCTGTCGCCCGACCGCGCGAAACGCCTTGACCGCCGCGACGACATCCTCGCCAACGGCGGCGTCCACATTGGTGGCACCGACTTCGACCGCGCCCTCAGCCTGGCCAGCGTGATGCCGCTGCTGGGCCTGAACAGCACGCTGCGCAACGGCAAGGCCATGCCGTCCGGCCAGTATTTCGACCTGGCGAGCTGGCACACGATCAACCACGTGTACACGCGCAAGGCGTGGACGGTGGTGATGGACAACTACCGAGATGTCGCCGACACCGAAAAACTCGACCGCCTCATCCGCCTGATCCGCGAGCGCGCCGGCCACTGGCTCGCTATTCAGGTGGAAGCCGCGAAGATCGCGCTGTCGGACGCCCCGGTGGCGGAGATCGACCTGCACCGCATCGCGCCCGAGTTGAAGCAGCCCGTCACGCGCGAGGATTTCGACCAGTCGATTGGGAAGCTGGTCGGCAAGACGGTCTCGACGGTGCAGGCGATGCTGAAGACGGCGGGCGTTGCAGCGGAAAAGGTCGATACCATTCTTTTTGCCGGCGGCTCCAGCGGGGTGCCGTTGCTGCGCGAGCAACTGGCGCAAGTGCTGCCGTCGGCGCGGCGCGTCGAGGGCGACCTGTTCGGCGGGATCGGTTCTGGCCTGGCGCGCGATGCGGCGCGCAAGTTTGGCTGA
- a CDS encoding C39 family peptidase, with protein sequence MRLNRQSVGRMVLCLFCAGGLWATQASAQEGAIALRADSEMPLNKPVKSMAELRYRSVMRQQQDFSCGAAAVGTLLRYGYGLDIDERRVIADMMKVSDPKQVAEQGFSMLDMRNYVQTLGFRGRGYRVDMAALRDLAIPVIVLLSLNGYQHFVVVKRAAQGRVFIADPALGNRIMQEWEFAPAWNGLVFAIVGDVSVQADSGLLQTNAPSLRARENAAFSGGMLPIQMEFGPARWDLF encoded by the coding sequence ATGCGACTGAACCGTCAATCGGTGGGCAGGATGGTGTTGTGTCTCTTCTGCGCAGGCGGCTTGTGGGCAACGCAGGCCAGTGCCCAGGAGGGCGCGATTGCGTTGCGCGCCGACAGCGAAATGCCACTGAACAAGCCGGTCAAGAGCATGGCGGAGCTGCGCTATCGCAGTGTGATGCGACAGCAGCAGGATTTCAGTTGCGGGGCGGCTGCGGTTGGCACGTTGCTGCGCTACGGCTATGGCTTGGACATCGATGAGCGCCGCGTCATTGCCGACATGATGAAAGTGAGCGACCCGAAGCAGGTCGCCGAGCAAGGGTTCTCCATGCTCGATATGCGCAACTATGTGCAGACACTCGGCTTTAGGGGCCGTGGCTACCGTGTGGACATGGCGGCATTGCGCGATCTGGCGATCCCGGTGATCGTCTTGTTGAGCTTGAACGGGTACCAACATTTCGTGGTCGTCAAGCGCGCGGCCCAGGGCAGGGTGTTTATCGCCGACCCTGCACTGGGCAATCGCATCATGCAGGAGTGGGAATTTGCGCCTGCGTGGAATGGCCTCGTATTTGCAATCGTCGGCGACGTGTCGGTCCAGGCCGATTCCGGATTGCTGCAGACGAATGCTCCCAGCTTGCGTGCGCGTGAGAACGCCGCGTTCTCGGGAGGGATGCTGCCGATCCAGATGGAATTTGGACCTGCCCGGTGGGACCTGTTCTGA
- a CDS encoding EthD family reductase — translation MIKVTVMYPYAEGARFDHDYYRERHMPLAKARLGNACAYYTVDKGLAGGAPGTPPAYVAMCAFICESADAFQAAMKQHGAEILADIVNYTDIAPVLQISEVVVERSDR, via the coding sequence ATGATCAAAGTGACCGTGATGTACCCCTACGCCGAAGGCGCACGCTTCGACCACGACTATTACCGCGAACGCCACATGCCGCTGGCGAAGGCGCGACTTGGCAATGCCTGTGCGTATTACACCGTCGATAAAGGCCTGGCCGGCGGAGCACCCGGCACGCCACCTGCCTACGTGGCGATGTGCGCGTTCATCTGTGAATCGGCCGATGCGTTCCAGGCGGCCATGAAGCAGCACGGCGCGGAGATCCTGGCCGATATCGTCAACTACACCGACATTGCACCGGTGCTTCAGATTAGCGAGGTCGTCGTCGAGCGCTCGGATCGTTGA
- a CDS encoding transporter family protein, giving the protein MNPILRAGAAGAALLSPAFAFACATCGCSLSTDAAMGYSAIPGWRISLDYTYIPQNQLRHGTRSVTPAEAASINAAGGNQEVERQTINRYTNLSIYYSPNSSWSFGAIVPYVNRSHTTYGSATPDQLTPDNVSGATASGLGDIKLIANYQGFLPTHNLGVQLGVKLPTGRYGGQDVNTGATVGRNPVFFNSGPNAAGGQALDTSLQPGTGSTDLILGAYYYQPVSQDFDAFINGQFQAAVTHRLRDAGADFRPGNAATMSFGLRYEANPHIVPQLQFNVTRKGADKGALADTTNTAGTVVYLSPGVTVSVAHNLQVYAFLQKALYSNLQGYQLFPRWSGTVGASYAF; this is encoded by the coding sequence ATGAATCCGATTCTTCGCGCCGGAGCCGCCGGCGCAGCCTTGTTGTCCCCTGCGTTTGCTTTTGCCTGCGCCACCTGCGGCTGTTCGCTGAGCACCGATGCCGCCATGGGCTACTCCGCCATCCCCGGCTGGCGCATCAGCCTTGATTACACGTACATCCCGCAGAACCAGTTGCGTCACGGCACACGCTCGGTCACGCCGGCGGAGGCCGCGAGCATCAATGCCGCCGGAGGCAACCAGGAGGTGGAGCGCCAGACCATCAACCGCTACACCAACCTGAGCATCTACTACAGCCCGAACAGCAGTTGGAGCTTCGGCGCAATCGTGCCTTACGTCAACCGCAGCCACACGACATACGGCTCAGCCACGCCCGACCAACTCACCCCGGACAACGTAAGCGGCGCCACGGCCAGCGGCCTGGGCGACATTAAGCTCATCGCCAACTACCAAGGTTTCCTGCCGACGCACAATCTGGGCGTTCAATTGGGCGTGAAGCTGCCGACCGGCCGCTACGGCGGCCAGGACGTGAACACCGGCGCCACGGTGGGGCGCAATCCGGTGTTCTTCAACAGCGGCCCCAACGCAGCGGGTGGGCAGGCGCTCGATACCAGCCTGCAACCAGGTACCGGCAGCACCGACTTGATTCTCGGCGCCTACTACTACCAACCCGTCAGCCAGGATTTCGATGCCTTCATCAACGGTCAATTCCAAGCGGCCGTGACCCACAGGCTGCGTGATGCCGGCGCCGACTTCCGGCCAGGTAATGCCGCGACAATGAGCTTCGGCCTGCGCTACGAGGCCAATCCGCACATCGTGCCGCAGTTGCAGTTCAACGTGACGCGCAAGGGGGCTGACAAGGGGGCGCTGGCTGACACCACCAATACGGCCGGCACGGTGGTTTATCTGTCGCCGGGCGTGACGGTCAGTGTGGCGCACAACCTGCAGGTCTATGCTTTCCTGCAGAAAGCGCTGTACAGCAACCTGCAGGGCTATCAACTCTTCCCGCGCTGGTCGGGCACAGTCGGAGCGAGCTATGCGTTCTGA
- a CDS encoding PhzF family phenazine biosynthesis protein has protein sequence MKRRYVTADVFTDIPLQGNPVAVVLDCEGLSTEQMQSIAAEFGYTETTFVFPPRDPSHTAWVRIFTPSREIPFAGHPNIGTAFVLATKAAEAGEPLPDTLVFDEAAGVVPVRQLMEGTTVVGGELVAPEQLSLRSEVAAESVAACLSLDAKDIQVDVHRPIVASVGLPFLIVELRSRDALRRCVPNPVAYKATLPLDGAVSIYAYTRDVGDDGIQAGCDLQSRMFTPRMTEDPATGSATCATVALLAATRSVPELTLRARQGVDMGRPSTLVASCEKTGDTSTVRVGGKCVAVMEGTFWLPVLH, from the coding sequence ATGAAGCGCCGCTACGTGACAGCCGACGTGTTCACCGACATCCCGCTCCAGGGCAATCCAGTCGCGGTGGTGCTGGATTGCGAAGGCTTGTCGACCGAGCAGATGCAATCCATCGCAGCTGAATTTGGTTACACCGAAACGACGTTTGTCTTTCCGCCCCGAGACCCATCGCATACCGCATGGGTACGGATATTCACGCCGTCGCGAGAGATTCCGTTTGCCGGCCATCCCAACATCGGAACGGCTTTTGTGCTGGCCACGAAGGCCGCAGAAGCAGGCGAGCCGTTACCGGACACCCTGGTCTTTGATGAAGCGGCAGGCGTGGTGCCGGTTCGGCAGCTCATGGAAGGCACCACCGTTGTCGGCGGTGAACTCGTTGCGCCGGAGCAGCTGTCGCTGCGCTCTGAAGTTGCCGCCGAAAGCGTTGCCGCCTGCCTCTCGCTTGATGCCAAAGACATTCAAGTTGACGTCCACCGGCCGATCGTCGCATCGGTGGGGCTGCCCTTCCTCATTGTTGAGCTGCGCTCGCGGGATGCCCTGCGCCGCTGCGTACCGAACCCGGTTGCGTACAAGGCCACCTTGCCGCTCGATGGCGCCGTCTCTATCTACGCGTACACGCGGGACGTCGGAGACGACGGCATTCAGGCGGGGTGTGATTTGCAATCGCGGATGTTTACACCGCGCATGACAGAGGACCCCGCAACGGGCAGCGCAACGTGCGCCACGGTTGCGCTCCTGGCTGCAACGCGCTCGGTGCCCGAATTGACGTTGCGCGCGCGGCAAGGCGTCGACATGGGGCGCCCCAGCACACTCGTCGCATCTTGCGAGAAGACAGGCGACACATCGACAGTTCGCGTCGGCGGAAAATGCGTAGCCGTCATGGAAGGTACATTCTGGCTGCCGGTGTTGCACTGA
- a CDS encoding alpha/beta hydrolase, with the protein MECFSREAATFVDTHAHTATATTLSPYEARWLAPGKAVTPWTPTTRRRWEARIARTATIDQPQKGQYDSPGRICAMAMKRLVLSALLLLMIVVIAVLASPWPSVLVIRAIFDHGAAQASNALEPFVPDDVAVQTGLVYDPSDPDGRLDIYRGKAATPDGPVVVWFHGGGFVSGRRADLANYLKILAGNGFTVVNVDYTIAPEATYPTPIRQANRALAFLSAQASQLKINANKMVLAGDSAGAQIAAQTAALVTNERYAQALRISPEPLANQIAGVLLYCGVYDITQMGQSGGLGAWFVKATAWAYSGKRDWHQVPGFDTMSITPYISRSFPRAFVSAGNADPLGPQSVALAAALQAQGVNVTSLFFPKDYQPPLGHEYQFRLDTDAGKGALAQSVAWLRSL; encoded by the coding sequence ATGGAATGTTTCAGCCGTGAAGCGGCTACGTTTGTCGACACTCACGCACATACCGCGACAGCGACGACGCTCTCACCCTATGAGGCACGCTGGCTCGCTCCCGGCAAGGCGGTCACGCCATGGACTCCAACCACCCGCCGGCGATGGGAAGCTAGAATCGCGCGAACTGCCACCATCGACCAGCCGCAAAAAGGTCAATACGACTCACCCGGGAGGATTTGCGCTATGGCCATGAAACGCCTTGTCCTTTCTGCCCTGCTTCTGTTGATGATTGTGGTGATCGCTGTCCTTGCATCGCCATGGCCCAGCGTGTTGGTCATCCGCGCCATCTTCGATCACGGCGCCGCGCAGGCATCCAACGCATTGGAGCCGTTTGTTCCCGACGATGTGGCTGTGCAAACCGGCCTGGTCTACGACCCCAGCGATCCGGATGGGCGCCTGGACATCTATCGCGGCAAGGCGGCCACCCCGGACGGTCCTGTCGTCGTGTGGTTTCATGGCGGCGGATTTGTTTCCGGACGCCGGGCCGATCTCGCCAACTATCTGAAGATCCTTGCAGGCAACGGCTTTACGGTCGTCAATGTGGACTACACCATCGCGCCCGAGGCGACCTATCCCACGCCCATCCGGCAGGCCAACAGGGCGCTTGCGTTCCTGTCCGCGCAGGCTTCGCAATTGAAGATCAATGCAAACAAGATGGTCTTGGCGGGCGACAGTGCGGGGGCGCAAATCGCGGCGCAGACGGCGGCCTTGGTGACGAACGAGCGCTATGCGCAAGCGCTGCGAATCTCACCCGAGCCATTGGCAAATCAGATCGCCGGCGTCTTGCTCTATTGCGGCGTGTACGACATCACGCAGATGGGCCAAAGCGGCGGCTTGGGTGCCTGGTTCGTCAAGGCGACCGCGTGGGCGTACAGCGGCAAGCGAGATTGGCATCAGGTGCCGGGGTTCGACACCATGTCGATCACCCCTTACATCTCCCGCAGCTTTCCTCGCGCGTTTGTGAGTGCGGGCAATGCCGATCCGCTTGGGCCGCAGTCGGTGGCCCTCGCAGCCGCGCTGCAGGCGCAGGGAGTGAATGTAACGAGCCTCTTCTTCCCGAAGGACTACCAGCCCCCGCTCGGGCACGAATATCAGTTCCGGTTGGACACCGACGCCGGCAAGGGTGCGCTGGCGCAATCGGTGGCCTGGCTCAGGTCGCTATAG
- a CDS encoding TlpA disulfide reductase family protein, translating into MRSDADMNPMQGPGPRRAWLRAAGALAMGAGLGGRQAAAHAATLEVGRPAPPLVLHTLDGRSIATDDLRGQVVILTFWATWCGPCRTELPLLSAYAARHADKGLRVLGFSLDEPAELPAVREVAAKLSFPVGLLGSAYAGGYGRIWRLPVNFTVDRKGLLADNGWDSREPAWTAERLERVVTPLLR; encoded by the coding sequence ATGCGTTCTGATGCGGACATGAACCCGATGCAAGGGCCCGGGCCGAGGCGCGCCTGGCTGCGTGCCGCAGGCGCGCTTGCCATGGGAGCCGGGCTGGGCGGCCGACAGGCGGCGGCGCACGCGGCCACTCTGGAGGTTGGGCGCCCCGCACCACCCCTCGTCCTGCACACTCTGGACGGGCGCAGCATTGCGACCGATGATCTGCGCGGTCAGGTGGTAATCCTGACGTTCTGGGCGACGTGGTGCGGTCCTTGCCGCACGGAGCTTCCGCTGCTATCAGCCTACGCCGCACGCCATGCCGACAAGGGCTTGCGCGTACTGGGCTTCAGCCTGGACGAGCCAGCGGAGCTGCCGGCCGTGCGCGAAGTAGCGGCCAAGCTGAGCTTTCCGGTAGGCCTGCTCGGCAGCGCTTACGCGGGCGGCTACGGCCGCATCTGGCGCCTGCCCGTCAACTTCACGGTCGACCGCAAAGGCCTGCTGGCCGACAACGGCTGGGACTCGCGCGAGCCCGCCTGGACGGCCGAGCGCCTGGAGCGCGTTGTCACACCTTTGTTGCGTTGA